A window from Candidatus Methylomirabilota bacterium encodes these proteins:
- a CDS encoding indolepyruvate ferredoxin oxidoreductase subunit alpha: MERSFAEEVKQLGFGQGQVLRGEGILAITKALLQSGVSYVGGYPGAPVSHLLDVMADANEPLLKPMGVYLDASASEAAAAALLGASINYPMRGAVTWKSIVGTNVAADALSNLASSGVIGGALIVVGEDYGAGASVIQERTHAFALKSSLCLFDPRPSLQNFARVVEEGFGLSEASNLPSVISLRIRAAHMRGTLVCKDNVRPAISMRDRLTRHSFDYARLSHPPSTYAQEAQKFDKRLPAARRYVVEHALNEVIPGEDKELGIILQGGLTPTVLRALELLGQADVFGGTRVPVLVLNVIHPLVPEQLLDFLEGKRRVLVLEEGMPNFIEQEIKALAYDRGLSVRIAGKETVAAQDEFVPEVVLAALARFLGRDAESRRAALSGHVGRGRALLETALPKRPPAFCTGCPERPVFSALKIAQRELGETHVAADIGCHAFATLPPFNQGNTILGYGLGLASSNAVAPNFGKRVISILGDGGFWHSGLTTGVANAVFNKQDSVLVILENFYTSATGQQHNPSTGKNPQGERVRMSIAETIRSLGVPWMRIVNPYRVGETLETVKEAMTTAAGGLKVIIARAECQLERQRRVKPRTAARLKAGGRVVTPRFGVDPDVCTGDKSCMRFNGCPSLTLKDNPDPLREDPVAHVDQTCVGCGLCGEVAHAAVLCPSFFETRVVHNPRRWERALDGARRWVIGRLQTA, from the coding sequence ATGGAACGGTCGTTCGCGGAGGAAGTCAAGCAGCTTGGCTTCGGACAGGGGCAAGTGCTCCGGGGCGAGGGCATCCTCGCCATCACCAAGGCGCTCTTGCAGTCGGGCGTCTCCTATGTCGGCGGCTACCCGGGGGCGCCCGTCTCCCATCTCCTCGACGTCATGGCCGACGCCAACGAGCCGCTCCTCAAGCCCATGGGCGTCTACCTGGACGCCTCGGCCAGCGAGGCGGCCGCGGCGGCCCTCCTGGGCGCATCCATTAACTACCCCATGCGGGGGGCCGTCACCTGGAAGTCCATCGTCGGCACCAATGTCGCCGCCGATGCCCTCTCGAACCTCGCCTCCTCCGGGGTGATCGGCGGGGCCCTCATCGTGGTGGGCGAGGACTATGGCGCTGGCGCCTCCGTCATCCAGGAGCGCACCCACGCCTTCGCCCTCAAGTCTTCCCTCTGTCTCTTCGATCCGCGCCCGAGCCTCCAGAACTTCGCGCGCGTCGTCGAGGAAGGGTTCGGCCTCTCCGAGGCCTCGAACCTGCCCTCCGTCATCAGCCTCCGGATCCGCGCGGCCCACATGCGGGGGACGCTCGTCTGCAAGGACAATGTGCGGCCCGCCATCAGCATGCGCGATCGGCTCACCCGGCACTCCTTCGACTATGCTCGCCTCTCCCATCCCCCCTCGACCTACGCGCAGGAGGCGCAGAAGTTCGACAAGCGTCTCCCCGCCGCCCGCCGCTACGTCGTGGAGCACGCGCTCAACGAGGTCATTCCCGGCGAGGACAAGGAGCTGGGCATCATCCTCCAGGGCGGGTTGACCCCGACGGTGCTGCGCGCCCTCGAGCTCCTGGGGCAGGCCGATGTGTTTGGCGGGACGCGCGTTCCCGTCCTCGTGCTCAACGTCATCCACCCGCTGGTGCCGGAGCAGCTCCTTGACTTCCTCGAGGGCAAGCGTCGCGTGCTCGTGCTCGAGGAGGGCATGCCGAACTTCATCGAGCAAGAGATCAAGGCCCTCGCCTATGATCGCGGGCTCTCCGTCCGCATCGCGGGCAAGGAGACGGTGGCGGCCCAGGACGAGTTCGTGCCCGAAGTCGTGCTGGCCGCGCTGGCGCGCTTCCTGGGACGAGACGCCGAGTCTCGCCGCGCGGCGCTTTCGGGCCACGTGGGGCGGGGCCGGGCCCTCCTGGAGACGGCGCTGCCCAAGCGGCCGCCCGCTTTCTGCACGGGCTGCCCCGAGCGGCCCGTCTTCAGCGCGTTGAAGATCGCCCAGCGCGAATTGGGGGAGACGCATGTGGCCGCCGATATCGGCTGCCACGCCTTCGCGACCCTGCCGCCCTTCAACCAGGGCAATACTATTCTCGGCTATGGCCTCGGCCTCGCGTCCTCCAATGCCGTGGCGCCGAACTTCGGGAAGCGCGTCATCTCCATCCTCGGAGACGGCGGCTTCTGGCACTCGGGGCTCACCACCGGGGTGGCCAACGCCGTCTTCAACAAGCAGGACTCGGTGCTCGTCATCCTCGAGAACTTCTACACCTCCGCCACCGGCCAGCAGCACAATCCCTCCACGGGCAAGAACCCGCAGGGCGAGCGCGTGCGCATGTCCATCGCCGAGACCATCCGGAGCCTCGGCGTCCCCTGGATGCGCATCGTCAATCCCTACCGGGTGGGCGAGACGCTTGAGACCGTGAAGGAGGCCATGACCACGGCGGCGGGCGGACTCAAGGTGATCATCGCGCGGGCAGAGTGCCAGCTCGAGCGCCAGCGCCGGGTCAAGCCTCGGACGGCGGCCCGGCTCAAGGCGGGCGGGCGGGTGGTGACGCCGCGCTTCGGCGTCGACCCCGACGTCTGCACGGGCGACAAGTCGTGCATGCGCTTCAACGGCTGCCCGTCGCTCACCCTCAAGGACAATCCCGACCCGCTGCGCGAGGATCCGGTGGCGCACGTGGACCAGACCTGCGTCGGCTGCGGGCTCTGCGGCGAGGTCGCGCATGCCGCCGTCCTCTGCCCGTCGTTCTTCGAGACCCGC
- a CDS encoding alpha/beta fold hydrolase, which yields MPHSTSRDGVRIYFEEHGRGEPVLLAYGIGGNAGMWEPNIRALSASHRLILWEPRGHARSDSPEDPRQVTFGHWVGDLHDLMDHLSLERATVGGLSLGGGIATRFTLAHPDRVRALVIVSSSSACGLPLSVENIVMRAKSIEVTLKGGMDAMANFAIESNPNVAGRLKLDPSARKEIFEYYRMLTPIGYANALRALLQMDYITERLGEIEVPTLLVCGDQDLSLGPMREIQKRIPQAKFALLAPASHFANRDQPEAFNLAVVEFLTSLG from the coding sequence ATGCCCCACTCGACCAGCCGCGACGGCGTCAGGATCTACTTCGAGGAGCACGGCCGCGGGGAGCCCGTCCTCCTCGCCTATGGCATCGGCGGCAATGCGGGCATGTGGGAGCCGAACATCCGGGCCCTCTCGGCGAGCCACCGTCTGATTCTCTGGGAGCCGCGCGGGCATGCCCGGTCGGACAGCCCTGAAGATCCCCGCCAGGTGACCTTCGGCCACTGGGTCGGGGACCTCCACGATCTCATGGACCACCTGAGCCTCGAGCGGGCCACCGTCGGTGGCTTGAGCCTCGGCGGCGGCATCGCCACGCGCTTCACCCTGGCCCATCCCGACCGCGTCCGCGCGCTGGTGATCGTCTCCTCGTCCTCGGCCTGCGGGCTGCCCCTGAGCGTGGAGAACATCGTGATGCGCGCGAAGAGCATCGAGGTGACCCTCAAGGGCGGCATGGACGCCATGGCCAACTTCGCCATCGAGTCCAATCCGAACGTGGCCGGCCGGCTCAAGCTCGATCCGTCGGCGCGGAAGGAGATCTTCGAGTATTACCGGATGCTGACGCCCATCGGCTATGCCAATGCCCTCCGGGCGCTCCTTCAGATGGACTACATCACCGAGCGGCTAGGGGAGATCGAGGTCCCCACGCTCCTCGTGTGCGGGGACCAGGACCTCTCGCTCGGGCCCATGCGGGAGATACAGAAGCGGATTCCTCAGGCCAAGTTCGCCCTCCTCGCCCCGGCCAGTCACTTCGCCAACCGGGATCAGCCCGAGGCCTTCAACCTCGCCGTCGTCGAGTTCCTGACGAGCCTCGGCTGA
- a CDS encoding helix-turn-helix domain-containing protein, producing MPKIYGQRCPVAKTLEIVGDRWTLLMVRDLLGGTRRFQDLQASLPGIAPNILSDRLKLMEEHGLVTRRFYSDHPPRAEYDLTDKGKELGVVVGALAAWGARHVYKRARLVHADSGREVRLGYFRADTGERVPGSSIRLSRGSSGTRRRRG from the coding sequence ATGCCCAAGATCTACGGCCAGCGCTGCCCCGTGGCCAAGACCCTCGAGATCGTGGGCGATCGCTGGACGCTTCTCATGGTGCGAGACCTCCTCGGGGGCACGCGCCGGTTCCAGGATCTCCAGGCTTCGCTGCCCGGCATCGCGCCCAATATCCTGTCCGACCGCCTCAAGCTCATGGAGGAGCACGGTCTGGTGACGCGCCGCTTCTACTCCGATCACCCGCCGCGGGCCGAGTACGACCTGACGGACAAGGGCAAGGAGCTGGGGGTGGTGGTGGGAGCGCTGGCCGCCTGGGGGGCCCGCCACGTCTACAAGCGGGCGCGCCTCGTCCACGCCGATTCAGGGCGCGAGGTGCGACTCGGCTATTTCCGCGCCGACACGGGCGAGCGCGTGCCGGGCAGCAGCATCCGCCTCAGCCGAGGCTCGTCAGGAACTCGACGACGGCGAGGTTGA
- a CDS encoding MATE family efflux transporter has protein sequence MSPTAAAAPFSSSMSARTRQLLEDPVAPTLLRLAAPNVLVMVLQAVLTTLDAVFVGWLGSAALAGVSLVYPLVMLMQTMSAGGMGGGVASAVARALGAGRRAEAQALAAHAVLIALVMAALFTGGLLLGGPWIYRAMGGTSETLEAAVTYSHVVFGGAVVYWLVNTLSSIVRGTGTMALPAAIMAGSAVIYLALAPALVLGWGPFPRLGIAGTAAANVAAFGTAALVLVIYLCSPRSAVRLSFRGLRLRREHFWEILRVGAPGSLNTILTNLTVVLMTGLVGPFGTAALAGYGMGARLEYLQIPLVFGMGSALVAMVGTNVGAGQLARAERIAWTGAGLAAAATASIGLLAAAFPRAWLGLFTSDPHVQAVGATYLLIVGPTYGFFGLGLALYFASQGAGRLAWPLTGGFLRLGVAVAGGWLAGYWLGGGLPGIFAAMAIALIVFGSTIAAAVKLGAWR, from the coding sequence ATGAGCCCGACGGCCGCCGCGGCGCCCTTCTCCTCCTCCATGTCCGCCCGCACGAGGCAGCTCCTCGAAGACCCCGTCGCGCCCACCCTGCTCCGCCTGGCCGCCCCCAATGTGCTCGTCATGGTGCTCCAGGCCGTCCTGACCACCCTGGACGCCGTCTTCGTGGGCTGGCTCGGATCCGCGGCCCTGGCCGGTGTCTCGCTCGTGTACCCGCTCGTCATGCTCATGCAGACCATGTCGGCCGGCGGGATGGGCGGCGGCGTGGCCTCCGCGGTGGCGCGGGCCCTCGGCGCGGGGCGACGGGCCGAGGCTCAGGCCCTCGCCGCTCACGCCGTCCTCATCGCCCTCGTCATGGCGGCCTTGTTCACCGGAGGTCTCCTGCTGGGCGGGCCCTGGATCTACCGGGCCATGGGCGGGACTTCGGAGACGCTCGAGGCGGCCGTGACCTATTCCCACGTGGTCTTCGGCGGCGCCGTCGTCTACTGGCTCGTCAACACGCTCTCGAGCATAGTCCGCGGCACCGGTACCATGGCCCTTCCCGCCGCCATCATGGCCGGCTCCGCCGTCATCTACCTGGCCCTGGCCCCCGCGCTGGTGCTGGGCTGGGGGCCCTTCCCCCGCCTGGGCATCGCGGGCACAGCGGCGGCGAACGTAGCCGCTTTCGGCACGGCCGCGCTCGTGCTGGTCATCTATCTCTGTTCGCCAAGGAGCGCGGTGCGGCTGTCCTTCCGGGGCCTCCGCCTCCGCCGCGAGCACTTCTGGGAGATCCTTCGCGTCGGCGCGCCCGGCTCCCTCAACACCATCCTCACCAACTTGACCGTGGTGCTGATGACGGGCCTCGTCGGTCCCTTTGGCACCGCGGCGCTCGCCGGCTATGGCATGGGCGCGCGGCTCGAGTACCTCCAGATCCCTCTCGTCTTCGGAATGGGCTCGGCGCTGGTCGCCATGGTGGGCACCAATGTGGGCGCGGGGCAGCTCGCGCGAGCCGAGCGCATCGCCTGGACAGGCGCGGGCCTGGCCGCGGCGGCCACGGCGTCCATCGGACTCCTCGCGGCGGCTTTCCCGCGCGCCTGGCTCGGCCTCTTCACGTCGGATCCCCACGTGCAGGCGGTGGGCGCGACCTATCTCCTGATCGTGGGCCCGACCTATGGCTTCTTCGGGCTCGGCCTCGCCCTCTACTTCGCCTCGCAAGGCGCGGGCCGCCTCGCCTGGCCCCTCACCGGCGGGTTTCTCCGTCTCGGGGTCGCCGTGGCCGGAGGCTGGCTGGCCGGCTACTGGCTCGGCGGGGGCTTGCCGGGCATCTTCGCGGCCATGGCCATCGCTCTCATCGTCTTCGGAAGCACGATCGCCGCCGCCGTCAAGCTCGGGGCGTGGCGCTAG
- a CDS encoding PaaI family thioesterase, producing the protein MPKMLDLIRMVQRGELPPPPIATLIGFTIRSIEPGHAVMEMEAGPQHANPMGTLHGGVLCDLADAAMGMAYASALDEGETFTTLELKINFLKPVWTGRLAATGRVVKGGHTVGLVECDVHDDKDRLVARASSTCMTLRGPQGEGR; encoded by the coding sequence ATGCCCAAGATGCTCGATCTCATCAGGATGGTCCAGCGGGGAGAGCTGCCGCCACCCCCCATCGCCACGCTCATCGGCTTCACCATCAGGTCCATCGAGCCCGGTCATGCCGTCATGGAGATGGAAGCGGGGCCGCAGCACGCCAATCCCATGGGTACCCTCCACGGCGGAGTCCTCTGCGACCTGGCCGATGCCGCCATGGGCATGGCCTACGCCTCCGCTCTCGACGAGGGCGAGACCTTCACCACGCTCGAGCTCAAGATCAATTTCCTCAAGCCCGTGTGGACGGGACGGCTGGCGGCCACGGGGCGGGTCGTGAAGGGCGGCCACACGGTGGGCCTCGTCGAGTGCGATGTCCATGACGACAAGGACCGGCTGGTGGCGCGCGCCTCCAGCACCTGCATGACGCTCAGAGGACCGCAGGGGGAGGGACGCTGA
- a CDS encoding MFS transporter has translation MSRARAVLGTACGTHFIHDGFSDILYVLLPVWAREFGLNFAQVGLLRTLYSGGMAAFQIPAGLLAERWGEARLLAAGTAVTALGFVAAGFSGSFLALLCCLIAAGLGSGVQHPLSSSLVSEAYESGRRRIALGTYNFSGDLGKVVVPASVAVAVPWMGWRGAVEAYAAVGLLAAAVVLVLLFRLGAGWAPVISADTPRGGSDWGIRDVRGFQALSAIQIIDNSTRSGFLTFLPFLLIAKGSTVQAVGLALMLVFAGGAVGKFACGALAERLGVIRTVIITEVATGAAILMLLTLPLGPSLILLPPLGVALNGTSSVLYGTVADLVTSDRRARGYGIFYTLGVGASALAPFAYGLVSDWGGVPLALGLVGSMVFLTLPLTLALRRPLATATV, from the coding sequence ATGAGCCGCGCCCGCGCCGTCCTCGGCACCGCCTGCGGCACGCATTTCATCCACGACGGCTTCTCCGACATCCTCTACGTTCTCCTGCCCGTGTGGGCGCGCGAGTTCGGCCTCAACTTCGCCCAGGTCGGGCTCCTCCGCACGCTCTACAGCGGGGGCATGGCCGCCTTCCAGATCCCCGCGGGGCTGCTCGCCGAGCGATGGGGCGAGGCGCGGCTCCTCGCGGCGGGCACCGCCGTGACCGCGCTCGGCTTCGTGGCCGCGGGCTTCTCCGGAAGCTTCCTCGCCCTCCTCTGCTGCTTGATCGCGGCCGGCCTCGGCTCGGGTGTGCAGCATCCGCTCTCCTCTTCGCTCGTCTCCGAGGCCTACGAGTCCGGTCGCCGTCGCATCGCCCTCGGCACCTACAACTTCTCCGGCGATCTCGGCAAGGTCGTGGTGCCCGCCTCCGTCGCGGTGGCCGTGCCGTGGATGGGCTGGCGCGGCGCCGTCGAGGCGTATGCGGCGGTGGGATTGCTGGCGGCCGCCGTGGTCCTGGTCCTGCTCTTTCGTCTGGGCGCGGGTTGGGCGCCCGTCATCAGCGCGGACACGCCTCGCGGGGGATCGGACTGGGGCATTCGAGACGTGCGCGGCTTTCAGGCCCTCTCGGCCATCCAGATCATCGACAACTCGACCCGGAGCGGCTTTCTGACCTTCCTTCCCTTCTTGCTGATCGCCAAGGGCTCAACGGTGCAGGCGGTCGGGCTCGCCCTCATGCTGGTCTTCGCGGGCGGCGCGGTGGGCAAGTTCGCCTGCGGGGCGTTGGCCGAGCGTCTCGGCGTGATCCGCACCGTCATCATCACCGAGGTGGCCACGGGCGCGGCCATCCTGATGCTGCTGACCCTACCCCTCGGCCCGTCGCTCATCCTGCTGCCTCCGCTGGGGGTGGCTCTCAACGGCACCTCCTCGGTGCTGTACGGCACCGTGGCCGACCTCGTGACAAGCGACCGGCGCGCGCGGGGCTACGGCATCTTCTACACGCTGGGCGTCGGCGCCTCCGCGCTGGCGCCTTTCGCCTACGGGCTCGTGAGCGACTGGGGTGGTGTGCCGCTGGCCTTGGGCCTGGTGGGCTCCATGGTCTTCCTCACCCTTCCCCTCACCCTCGCGCTTCGCCGCCCGCTCGCCACGGCAACCGTCTGA